The DNA region CAGGAACTCGACGCGCGGCTGCAGACACCCCTGAGCTCGCAGACGGCCGAGGTCGAGGATCGCTTCGAGGCCACGACGCTCGTCGATCTCTACCAGGGCAGCACGCTGCTCGTACCGGCCGGCTCGGTGCTGCGCGGCGTGGTGAGCGGCGTCGAGCGCGCCTCCCGCATCGACCGGCGGGGCAGCCTCACGCTGGCGTTCGACCAGATGACGGTCGACGGCCGCACCTATCGCATCCGCGGCTCGGTGACCCAGGCCCTCGAAGGGCCCGGCATCAAGGGCGAGGTCGGGAAGATGACGGCCGGGGCGGCCGCCGGGGCGATCATCGGCGGGATCCTGGGCGGGTTCCAGGGCGCGATGGTCGGCATCGCCGTCGGTGGCGGCGGGTCGCTGCTCGCGCTGCCGGGCACCAACGTCAAGGTCGACGCCGGCACCGTGCTGCGGGTCCGCTTCGACGCCCCGGTGGCGCTCGGCGCGGCACCGCTACCCGAGCCGCGCTAGAACATGCTGCGATGCCGCGACGCCCCTTCGGCTTCGCTCAGGGCAAGCGGGAACGTCGCAGACTTTGATCGCCTCGCGCATCGCCGCCAAGATTGACCAACGGCGCGGTCGGAGACCGCGCCCTACCCAGCTGTGGCGGTGTGCGGGATGCCTCGAGCCTTCGACATTCCGGCATCGCGGCATTCCCCGTGCTACCCCTTCGGCGCCTGGTAGGTGCGTCTGCCGCGCGCCACCAGGCCGGGCCGGTTCACGCGGACCTCGATCTTGTGCACCTTGCCGTCGGTCTTGGGCTCGAAGCCGAGCAGGTACTGGCTGTGGAGCTCCTGCGCGACGCGCGTGAAGGTCGGGCCGAGTTCGTCGGTGTCCTTCAGCTCGAAGTAGCCGCCGCCGGTCTCCTCGGCCATCTTCCGCAGCGCCCCGTCGGGCCTGGTGCGCATGCCCATCATCACCGACTGCAGCCCGATCCCGTAAATCATCACTTCCTCTTCGCGGGCGCGGCGCAGCACCTCGCCGAGGCCGCCGCGGCTCGCCGTGTCGGCGCCGTCGGTGAACTCGAGGATCACCTTGCGGCCCTCGATGTTCTTCAGCTCGTCGAGGCTGAACAGCACCGAGTCGAACAGGCGCGTCGGGTTGCCGAACTGCATGTCCTTGATGGAGGCGATGAGCAGGTCGCGGTCGCTGCTGAAGTCGCTGAGGAAGGCGATCTTGTCGTTGAAGTACCCGATGCGGCCCTTGTCCTCGGGCAACAGGCGGATCACGAACTGCTCGGCGGCCTGCTTGAGCAGCTCGAGGTTCATCGTCATGCTGCCGCTCGAGTCGAGCATCACGGCGACGGTGACCGGCTGGATCTGGTTGTCGAAGAGGACGATCGGGACCTTGGTCTTCTCGTCGTAGATCTCGAAGTCGCCCTGCTCGAGGCCGGGCACCAGGCGCTTGTTGGCGTCGGTCACCGTGACGTACACGGGCACGTTCTGCGCGCCCACACGGAAGGTGGGCTGCTGGGCCCGCAGCAGGCGGGTCGCGGCCAGCGTCGCAGGAACCGAGAGGAACAGGTCACGCCGGGTGATCATGGTTCTAGCCTAGCAAAGGTCGAGCATGCGGACGGGACGGCGCGTCTTGACGCCACCACCGGCGGCGGCGACACTGGGCGCCGATTCCATGCCGACGCCCGTCGTCTCCACCACGGGACGCGGCCTCCCTCGATGGGACGCCGCCGCGCTCGTCCTGGCCTGCCTCCTCGCGGTGGCCGGCCCGGACGCGTCGGCGCAACTGGGCGTCCGCGAGATGGCCGGCGCCCCGACCTACCGCGAACTGCTGCATGCCGGCGACGTCCTGCTGGCCTACGTGCAGCCCTCGCCCGCTGACGGCCTGGAAGGCGCCGCCCTGCGGCTCACCGAGCGCGGGCGCACCCGCGACATCTCGCTCGAGGGCTCGTTGACCGCGCGCCTCGCCCGCGGCATCGGGCGGGTGTGGTGGCTGCCCGACGCCCGTCGGGCGATCCTCCACGTCGATCCCGCCCACGATGCGGCCGGCCTGCTGATCGTCGACGCGGCGACCGACCGGGTGATCGATGCGGTGATCGGCCGCGACCTCACGCCCTCGCCCACGGGACGCCACTGGGCCTTCGAGGAGGACGCCCCCAGGCACGCCGCCGCCTGGCCCAACACCGAGACGGTCTACGCGATCTACGACGCGGCCACCGGCGCGGAGGCCCTCGCGCGGGCCTGTCCGACGGCCGACGATCGCTGCCGCGGCGAGGTGGTCTTCCTGCCGGACCGACTGGCGCTGTGCCACGGCATCGCGCGCGAGCGTGGGGGCTCCTGCCTCGTGCCGGGCCGCCTCCCGCGGCATGCCCGCCGGTCGCCCTTCTCGTGGTTGTCGCCGTCCGAGGTCGCCTGGGTCGACGTCGATCTCACGCGCGAGGAGGCCACGCTGGTGCTGGCGACCGTCCGCGAGGACGCCCCGGCGCGCGTCCACACCGTGCCGCTCGAACGTTCCCGCGTCATCGAGGACGTCGACCTGCCGCCCGTCCGCGAGGCCTGGCGCATCGATCGGATCACGCGCGACGGCGACCCGTCGCGCGTCTGGCTCCATTTCCGCACTCGCGTGCCGCAGGCGCCGCTGCAGCGCCTCGGCATCCGACTTTTCTGAGAGAGGCTTGGACGAGATGGCACGAGGATGGCTCTCGCGGCGGACGTGGCCGCTGGCGGCACTGGTCACGATGGTGGGCGCGGCCGTGATGGCGCCGTCGGCGCAGGTGCGTCCGGCGGGCCGCGACACCGCCGTCCATGCGCGCAAGCCGGCGCGTCTGCTGATCCGGCACGCGATGGTGATCTACGGCAACGGCAAGCCGCCCTACGGGCCGATGGACATCCTCGTGCAGGACGGGACGATCGCCAACGTCGCGCCGTCGCTGCCCGTCGAGGCCGACGCGGTGATCGACGCAACCGGCAAGTACGTGATGCCGGGGCTTGTCGACACCCACATGCACTGGCACGACGAGCGCGCCGGCATCCCGATGCCGATCCAGTACGAGCGCAACCTGTACCTGGCCAACGGCGTCACGCTCACCCGCGAGAACGGCGGCAACTTCACCAAGAGCAAGCAGTGGCAGGCCGAGTCGGCCGCCGACCAGATCGTCGCGCCGCGCATGCAGGTCTATTGGGTCGTGTCGCGCGGCAACGGGACGGCCGAGGCCATCCGCGCCAACGTCCGCGAGGCGAAGGCGCGCGGCGCCGACGGCCTGAAGATCTTCGGCATGGATCGCGATCAGCTCGAGGCGACCATGGCGGAGGCCAGGGCGCAGGGCCTGAAGACCACCACGCACATCGCCGTCGAGGAGGTCACGGCGAAGGACTTCGCGGAGCTCGGCGTCGATTCCATCGAGCACTTCTACGGCATCGCCGACGCGGCGCTCGACGGCGTACAGCACTTCCCGGCCGACATGAACTACAGCAACGAGCTGATGCGGTTCTCGCGGGCCGGCGAGCTGTACGCGCAGGCCGACCCGAAGAAGCTCGACGAGGTGCTCGACCTGATGGTGGCAAAGAAGGTGGCCTGGAGCCCGACGCTCTCGATCTACGAGGCCAGCCGCGACGTCATCAAGGCGCAGAACCTGCCCTGGTACAAGGAATACCTCCACCCGGCGCTGCAGGCCTTCTTCGAGCCGAACCTGGCCAACCACGGGTCCTACTTCGTGGGCTGGACCAACACGATGGAGGTGCGCTGGAAGCAGCAGTACCGCATCTGGATGGACGCCCTGAAGTCGTTCGGCAACAAGGGCGGCGTCATCACCACCGGTGACGACGCCGGGTTCATCCACTCGCTGTACGGTTTCGGCCTCGTGCGCGAGCTCGAGCTGCACGAGGAGGCCGGCTTCCACCCGCTCGACGTCATCAAGCACGGCACCGTCAACGGCGCGACGCTGCTGGGCATGGGCGACAAGCTGGGACGCGTGCGCCAGGGCTTCCTCGCCGACCTGCTGGTGGTGAACGGCAATCCGCTCGAGAACCTGCGCGTGCTGAACCCGTATGGCGTCGAGGTGATGAAGGATGGCCGCATGACCCGCGGCGGCGGCATCGAGTGGACGATCAAGAACGGCATCCCGTACCACGTGCCGACGCTGATGAAGGAAGTCAAGGCCATGGTCGAGGCCGACAGGAAGAAGCCCGAGGCGCGGCCGACCGCGCCGTGAGTGACGGCCGCGATGCTGCGACGCGGGAATGCCGGGAGGATGGGGCGGCACGGGCAGCCTGACATGAGCGGGGTCGGTGCCGTGGTCGGTGTGGTGGAGCGTGGCAGCACGGCCGTGCTGGTGACCATCGGGCCCGACATGCGAGTGCTCGACAGGCGTCGCGTCGACCTCATCGCGCCTGGCCTGCCGACGCACCCGCATCATCACGAGGGCTCGTGGGCGGTGGGACGCTATCTGGGGACACCCGGGGCCAGGCCGATGCCGCTGGCCGACGCGGTGGCGCTCGTGGAGCAGGTGCGCGCATCGGCCGAGCGCCTTGCAGGCTCGGCGCTCGACTCGCTGGCCGCCGACGTCCCTGCACCGATCACGCGCCTGGCCCTCCGCGCGTGCCCGCCGCTTCCGCCGACCGTCGAGGCGCGCATCCGGGACCACCGGGCGCAGGCGATGGCCGACTCCGTCATGTACCGACGAGCGTTGGCCGGCGCAGCGAGCGAGCGCGGCTGGTCCGTGCACTGGTACGACGTCGACCGCGTGCACCTCGAGGTCGCGGCCGTGCTGGGCCGCGACGACGTGGAGGTCGCCCTTCGCGAGATGGGCCGTGGACTCGGGCCGCCGTGGCAGGAGGCGCATCGTCGGGCCGCCGCGGCGGCGCTTGCCGCACGCCGCTGAGCTTTGCGCGCGACACCCTGGTGTGGTCGCATAGTGGCCGGCGTCCTGCTCACGTCGTGTGGGTCCTGCGCGCGCCGAGAGACGGAGGTCCACGCCACATGGCCAGGTCGCAACCACACGCCCTCCTGGAGGTGCTGCGGGCCCGCTTCGCCGCGCACGGCCAACGGCACGCCGGCACCGAGTGGGACGACGTGCAGGCGAGGCTGCAGAAGCATCCCACTGCCCTGAAGGTTCTCGCCGAGATGGAGGCCACCGGTGGTGAGCCCGACCTCGTCGACCTGGGCGACGGCGCGTTGCGCTTCGTCGACTGCGCGCCTGAGAGCCCGGCGGGCCGGCGGAGTCTCTGCTACGACAGGCAGGCACGCGTGGGGCGCAAGAACAACGCCCCGTCCGGGAGCGCCGTCGAAATGGCTGAAGCCATGGGCCTCGCGCTGCTCACCGAGGACCAGTACCGGGCGCTGCAGGGGCTCGGCGAGTTCGACAGGAAGACCTCGAGCTGGATCGGCACGCCCGAGGACGTCCGATCACTGGGGGGAGCGCTCTTCTGCGACCGCCGCTTCGGCCGCGTGTTCACGTACCACAACGGCGCGGATTCGTATTACGCGGCGCGCGGCTTCCGCGGCGCGCTGCTCCTGTAGCTGGAGCCGCGTGTCGCCAGGGCAGCCGCGCGTGAGTGAGCGCCTGGTGCGACTCGTCGAGGCACTGGAGATCCGCCCGGGGGATCAGGTGCTCGAAGTCGGCTGCGGCCACGGCGTGGCGGCCGGCCTGGTCTGCGAGCGACTTCGCACCGGCCATCTCGTGGCAATCGACAGGTCGCCCGCGATGATCGCGGCTGCCACCAGGCGCAATCGACCGCATGTCGCGGCCGGTACGGTGGAGTTCCTCGTCGCCGACGTGCGCGAGTACGCCCCGGGGGCGCGGCGCTTCGACAGGATCTTCGCGGCGCGGGTCGGGCTCTTTCATCGCGAGCCTCATCTGGTGCACGCGCTGCTCGATCGTTGGCTGGCGCCCAGAGGGCGGATCGTCGTGGTGTACGACGAACCGTGAACCGGCGCGCGCGACACGGAGACAGGATGGTGCAGGACCGATGAACGAGACCCGCCGACTGCTGCAGCACTTCCTGGCAGCGATTGCCTACCGGACGCAGAAGGCCCTGCGGGGCGCGCCGGACGACTTCGGCGAGTTCCGCGCCGGGGTCCACGTGCGAACGCCGCACGAGCTCGTGTGGCACATGACCGGCGTCATCGGGTACGCCCGCACGATGCTCCACGGCGGCGTGTTCGCGCCGCCCCGTCTGGCGACCCTCGCCGACGAGGTGACGCGCTTCCACGAGGTGCTCGCGCGCTTGCGTGACGACCTGGCCGACGCCGGACTCGAGGCGCAGATCAGCGACGAGCAGTTCCTGCAGGGGCCGCTCGCCGACGCGATGACGCACGCCGGCCAGCTCGCGATGTTGCGGCGCCTGGCGGGGTCGCCGGTGCCGTCGGAGAACTTCATCCACGCAGCCGTCACCGCCGCGAACGTGAGCGGCGAGCAGCCGCTGCCGGCAGCGCCGGACCCGTGGTGGACGCCCGATCAGCCGCCCCTGCCACCGGCGCCGGAGCCGCTTGGGGTCGAAGGCCTCACCTACTACCACGGCACGCGCGCCGACCTGAAGCCCGGGGACGTCATCCAACCTGGCTCGGCGTCGAACTACACGGACCGGCGGTCGCCCTGGGTCTACTTCAGCGCAACGCTCGACGCCGCCACATGGGGCGCGGAACTGGCGCGCGGGGAAGGGCGAGAGCGCATCTACGTCGTCGAGCCGACCGGACCGTTCGAAGACGACCCCAACCTCACCGACAAGAAGTTCCCTGGCAACCCGACCAGGTCGTATCGTTCCCGCGAACCACTCCGGATCATCGGCGAGCATACGGGGTGGACCGGGCATGGCGCGGAGGTCGTCCAGGCGATGAAGGACGCCATCGCCGGCCTCGAGCCGATCGACGATTGAGCTCGCCCATGCCAGGAGCAGCGGAGGAGTGACGTGAACGGACCGGACCCGCGCAACCCGCACCCGATGGCGGGCTTTCCGCAGGTGTGCTTCATCAGGAACACCGTCAGCAACCCGAACATCATCGTCGGCGACTACACGTACTACGACGATCCGGAGGACTCCGAGGGCTTCGAGCGGAACGTCCTCTACCACTTTCCGTTCGTCGGCGACCGCCTGGTGATCGGGAAGTTCTGCGCCATCGCGCGCGGCGTGCAGTTCATCATGAACGGCGCCAACCACCGGATGTCGGGCATCTCCACCTACCCGTTCGAGATCTTCGGCAACGGGTGGGAGGCCGTCGCGCCGGCTGACGGCGAGCTGCTGCACAAGGGCGACACCGTGATCGGCAACGACGTGTGGATTGGCTACGAGTCCCTGGTGATGCCGGGCGTCCACATCGGCAACGGGGCCATCGTCGCGGCGCGTTCGGTGGTGGTCAGCGACGTGCCGGCGTACGCCATCGTCGGCGGCAATCCGGCGCGGGTGATCAGGGAGCGCTTCCCGCGTGACGTCGCCGCGAGGCTCGAGTCCATCGCGTGGTGGGACTGGCCGATCGACAAGGTGACGCAGCACCTGCAGGTGATCGTGTCCGGCGACGTGGATGCCCTCGAAGCATGCGCCAGGTCGTGACCATCGGACATCCGGGACGGGAGGCCCCATGCGACTGGTCAGCACCGTGATCTACGTGGACGACGTCGTGAGGACCATCGGGTTCTACGAGGCGGCGTTCGGCTGCGGCGTGAAGTTCCTGGACGCGGATGTCCGGATGCCCGGGCGCATCGACGGACAGGTCTACCAGTTCGCCGAACTCGACGTGGCAGGCGCGACCCTGCAGTTCGGCACCCATGCCCTCGGGGCCCTGTTGATGCCTGGCTTCGAGCGTCCGTCAGGCGGCGGACCGTCGGGCGTGGAGATCGCCTTCTACACCGACGACGTCCCGGGCGCGTTCGCGCGTGCGGTTGCGGCGGGCGCCACGCCGCTGCGCGCGCCGGAAACGATGCCCTGGGGGCAGGAGGTCGCCTACGTGCGCAGCCTGGAGGGCACGTTCATCGGCCTGTGCGCGCCGATTGGCGAGCCCGCCGACCCGTCCTAGGAGTACGGCTGGAGTCGGGTGCTGCCGGTCAAGCGCCGCAGGGGCCGAGCGACGCCGGGTCGAACGCGGCGAACACGATCGCGCTCACCGTGCCGCGCTCGTACAGGATCCCGACGCGGCCGTCGGGCAGCGTCGCCAGCGTGGAGTACGACGCGGCCCCCGGCTCGACGACCAGGCGCGACGTCCAGGTCGCCCCGTCATCGCACGACTGCTTGACGACGATGTTCTCGCGCCTGTCGCGGCTCTCGGTGTTGCTGAAGAGGAGCACGCGCGCGCCGGCCGAACCGGACGGGGCCTCGGGATGCAGGCGCACGATGGCGCCGTTGTTGGCCGGGTCGATGAGCTGCGGCTCGTCGCGCCACCCGGTCCACGTGGCGCCCCCGTCGGAAGAGAACGCCACCTTGCGGTATGGCTTGGCGCGGCTGTTCAGCATCAGGCGTCCGTCGGAGAGTTCGACGGTCTTGTTCTCGTCGGCGCCGGGCCCGACCAGTGCGCCCATGCGCCACGTGTCGCCGTGGTCGTCGCTGTACGCGCTGGCGGCGAAGACCTCCTTGCCGCGGCGCACCACGTACTGCTGCACGAGGCGCCCCGCGTACCTGCCGTAGCGCAACTGGATGCCCTGGCCCGATGCGGCGAAGATGCCGCCCCACGCCGGATCCTTGATCGCGCCGGTGATGCGGCGATGCGTCCAGGTGAGGCCGTCGTCGTCCGAACAGGAGTAGTCGGCCTGCTGGACGTCCGGGTCGTCGTGACGGTTGCCGGTGGCCGAGCCGAAGAATCCCTGCCGCACGCTCGCGGCGTAGAAGAGGAAGATGCGTCGCGTCGTCCTGTCGACGACGAAGCTGGGATCGCCGAAGCCGGCCGGGCCGTCGGCACCGCGCACCACCGACTGTGGACCCCACGTGGCGCCGCCGTCGGTGCTGCGCCTGATCACGACGCTGATCGGGTCGGGCAGGTCCTTCAGCGTCGGCCGTGCGTCCCACGCGGCCAGCAGCGTGCCGCGCGTGGTCACCGTGAGCGCCGGGATGCGATAGAACGGCGAGCCGACACCGGCCACGGCCAGATCCTGTTGTCGCATCGCTGGCGACTGGACGCCGAGCAGCAGCGCCAGCAGGGAGATCGGCAGGAGTCGCACGCGCGCATGATACGCGCAGCCGCCCGAGGCGGTAGGCTGGAGGTCGCATGGCGATGCACGGTGTGTGCTTCAGGGCTCCCGGCGAGGTGGCGTGGCAGGAGGTGGCCGAGCCACGCCTCGAGATGGCGACCGACGCGATCGTGCAGGTGGACCTCGCGGGGCTGTGCGGGTCGGACCTGCATCCCTACTTCGGTCGTGAGGTCGGGCTCGACCCGGGGACGGTGATGGGGCACGAGTTCGTGGGGCGCGTGATCGACGTCGGCGACGACGTACGCGGCGTGCGTCAAGGCGATCGCGTGTTCGCGCCGTTCTCGACCAGTTGTGGCGAGTGTGCGACCTGCCGCACCGGGCTCACCAGCCGGTGCGAGCGCGGGCAGTTGTTCGGGTGGATCAGCGGCGGGGTCGGGCTGCACGGCGGCCAGGCGGAGCGGGTGCGGGTGCCGCTGGCCGACGGGACGCTGAAGGTCGTGCCGGATGGCCTGTCGGACGAAGCGGCGTTGCTGCTCGGCGACAACCTCGGCACCGCCTGGTACTGCGCCGAACTCGCCGAGCTGCACCCCGACGGCATCGTCGTGGTGATCGGCTGCGGATCGGTGGGCCTGCTGGGCATCCTCGCGGCGCGGGCAGAGGGCGTGACGCGTGTCGTCGCCGTCGATCCGGTGCCGGAGCGCCGGGCGCGTGCGGCCGCCCTCGGCGCCGAGGTATGCGAGCCCGGCCCGGACGTGGCGCGCGTGGTTGCGTCCCTCGGCGGATCGCGGGGCGCCGACAGCGTGATGGAGTTCGTCGGGCTGCCGTCGGCGCAGCGCCTGGCGTGGGAGGTGCTGCGGCCGGGCGGCGTGATGGCGGTGATCGGCTGCCACTCGGCGCCGTTCGCCTTCTCGCCGTCGGAAGCCTACGACAAGAACCTGACGTACAGGACCGGCCGCTGCCCGGCCCGCCGGCAGATGGAGCGGCTCACCGACCGCGTGATGCGCGACCTCCCGCAGGTGACGCAGGTGATCACGCACCGCTTCGCGCCGCAGGACTGCGTGCGCGCCTACGACGTCTTCGCCCACCAGCGCGACGGCTGCGTGAAGGCGGTGTTCGAGTTCTGAGCGGGGACGGGAATCGGGAATGGGGAGTCGGGAGTCGCCGAGGGGCCGCGAGCAGGGGTTGCCAATCGAACAACCGCCTCTCGCATCGCCGCTGACGTCCGAGGAGCCGGCTCGCGTCAGCCGTTTCGTTTCCCGACTCCCGACTCCCGACTCCCGACTCCCGACTCCCGACTCCCGACTCCCGACTCCCGACTCCCGACTCCCGTTTTAGTACTTCATGTACACCGTCTTCAGCGTCGTGTAGAAGTCGATGGCTTCCGGCCCCTGCTCACGGGGGCCGAGCGAGCTGGCCTTCGAGCCGCCGAATGCCACCTGGTATTCGACGCCTGCCGACGGCAGGTTCACCATCACCAGGCCGGCCTCGATCCGCTGCGCGAACTCGAGGGCGCGCGACAGCGAGCGCGTGCAGATCGTCGCCGAGAGCCCGAAGCGCACGTCGTTGGCCAGCGCGAGGGCGTGCTCGAAGTCGTCGGCGGGCAGCACCGCGGCGACCGGGCCGAACACCTCCTCCTGCGCGATGGCCATCTGCGGCGTGACGTCGCCGAGCACGGTGGGGGCCACGAAGTGTCCCTTGCCAAGCGCCCCCTCCGTGAGGCGCGTGCCTCCGGCCAGCACGCGGGCGCCGGCCTGCGCGGCGGCGGCCACTTCGGACACCACGCGATCGGCATGCGCGGCGTTGATGCTCGGCCCCACCTCCATGCCGGCCTCGAGCCCGGGTCCCACCTTCATGGCCTTTGCCCTGGCCACGAGCTTCTCGCTGAAGGCCTCGACCACCGACCGCTCGACGATCGCGCGCGAGGTCGCC from Luteitalea sp. TBR-22 includes:
- a CDS encoding VWA domain-containing protein; the protein is MITRRDLFLSVPATLAATRLLRAQQPTFRVGAQNVPVYVTVTDANKRLVPGLEQGDFEIYDEKTKVPIVLFDNQIQPVTVAVMLDSSGSMTMNLELLKQAAEQFVIRLLPEDKGRIGYFNDKIAFLSDFSSDRDLLIASIKDMQFGNPTRLFDSVLFSLDELKNIEGRKVILEFTDGADTASRGGLGEVLRRAREEEVMIYGIGLQSVMMGMRTRPDGALRKMAEETGGGYFELKDTDELGPTFTRVAQELHSQYLLGFEPKTDGKVHKIEVRVNRPGLVARGRRTYQAPKG
- a CDS encoding amidohydrolase family protein; its protein translation is MARGWLSRRTWPLAALVTMVGAAVMAPSAQVRPAGRDTAVHARKPARLLIRHAMVIYGNGKPPYGPMDILVQDGTIANVAPSLPVEADAVIDATGKYVMPGLVDTHMHWHDERAGIPMPIQYERNLYLANGVTLTRENGGNFTKSKQWQAESAADQIVAPRMQVYWVVSRGNGTAEAIRANVREAKARGADGLKIFGMDRDQLEATMAEARAQGLKTTTHIAVEEVTAKDFAELGVDSIEHFYGIADAALDGVQHFPADMNYSNELMRFSRAGELYAQADPKKLDEVLDLMVAKKVAWSPTLSIYEASRDVIKAQNLPWYKEYLHPALQAFFEPNLANHGSYFVGWTNTMEVRWKQQYRIWMDALKSFGNKGGVITTGDDAGFIHSLYGFGLVRELELHEEAGFHPLDVIKHGTVNGATLLGMGDKLGRVRQGFLADLLVVNGNPLENLRVLNPYGVEVMKDGRMTRGGGIEWTIKNGIPYHVPTLMKEVKAMVEADRKKPEARPTAP
- a CDS encoding DUF4256 domain-containing protein; translation: MARSQPHALLEVLRARFAAHGQRHAGTEWDDVQARLQKHPTALKVLAEMEATGGEPDLVDLGDGALRFVDCAPESPAGRRSLCYDRQARVGRKNNAPSGSAVEMAEAMGLALLTEDQYRALQGLGEFDRKTSSWIGTPEDVRSLGGALFCDRRFGRVFTYHNGADSYYAARGFRGALLL
- a CDS encoding trans-aconitate 2-methyltransferase encodes the protein MSERLVRLVEALEIRPGDQVLEVGCGHGVAAGLVCERLRTGHLVAIDRSPAMIAAATRRNRPHVAAGTVEFLVADVREYAPGARRFDRIFAARVGLFHREPHLVHALLDRWLAPRGRIVVVYDEP
- the arr gene encoding NAD(+)--rifampin ADP-ribosyltransferase, which encodes MPPAPEPLGVEGLTYYHGTRADLKPGDVIQPGSASNYTDRRSPWVYFSATLDAATWGAELARGEGRERIYVVEPTGPFEDDPNLTDKKFPGNPTRSYRSREPLRIIGEHTGWTGHGAEVVQAMKDAIAGLEPIDD
- a CDS encoding CatB-related O-acetyltransferase: MAGFPQVCFIRNTVSNPNIIVGDYTYYDDPEDSEGFERNVLYHFPFVGDRLVIGKFCAIARGVQFIMNGANHRMSGISTYPFEIFGNGWEAVAPADGELLHKGDTVIGNDVWIGYESLVMPGVHIGNGAIVAARSVVVSDVPAYAIVGGNPARVIRERFPRDVAARLESIAWWDWPIDKVTQHLQVIVSGDVDALEACARS
- a CDS encoding VOC family protein, whose translation is MRLVSTVIYVDDVVRTIGFYEAAFGCGVKFLDADVRMPGRIDGQVYQFAELDVAGATLQFGTHALGALLMPGFERPSGGGPSGVEIAFYTDDVPGAFARAVAAGATPLRAPETMPWGQEVAYVRSLEGTFIGLCAPIGEPADPS
- a CDS encoding exo-alpha-sialidase yields the protein MRLLPISLLALLLGVQSPAMRQQDLAVAGVGSPFYRIPALTVTTRGTLLAAWDARPTLKDLPDPISVVIRRSTDGGATWGPQSVVRGADGPAGFGDPSFVVDRTTRRIFLFYAASVRQGFFGSATGNRHDDPDVQQADYSCSDDDGLTWTHRRITGAIKDPAWGGIFAASGQGIQLRYGRYAGRLVQQYVVRRGKEVFAASAYSDDHGDTWRMGALVGPGADENKTVELSDGRLMLNSRAKPYRKVAFSSDGGATWTGWRDEPQLIDPANNGAIVRLHPEAPSGSAGARVLLFSNTESRDRRENIVVKQSCDDGATWTSRLVVEPGAASYSTLATLPDGRVGILYERGTVSAIVFAAFDPASLGPCGA
- a CDS encoding alcohol dehydrogenase catalytic domain-containing protein — its product is MAMHGVCFRAPGEVAWQEVAEPRLEMATDAIVQVDLAGLCGSDLHPYFGREVGLDPGTVMGHEFVGRVIDVGDDVRGVRQGDRVFAPFSTSCGECATCRTGLTSRCERGQLFGWISGGVGLHGGQAERVRVPLADGTLKVVPDGLSDEAALLLGDNLGTAWYCAELAELHPDGIVVVIGCGSVGLLGILAARAEGVTRVVAVDPVPERRARAAALGAEVCEPGPDVARVVASLGGSRGADSVMEFVGLPSAQRLAWEVLRPGGVMAVIGCHSAPFAFSPSEAYDKNLTYRTGRCPARRQMERLTDRVMRDLPQVTQVITHRFAPQDCVRAYDVFAHQRDGCVKAVFEF